Below is a window of Mycobacterium dioxanotrophicus DNA.
GCCGCCACACCAGCGCGAGAACACATCCGAACACTGCCAATGCGAGGATGAAGAGCTGCAGACCCAGCCCCACTGCGAAGTTGCCGCCCACCAGCAAGGGGAAGTAGTAGCTGCTGATCGACAGCATCGCGATCATTCCGACCAACCCCAGGCCGGGTGCGATGAGCGTATTCCAGGCTCGCTCCTGATGACGAATGCGCCGGAAATAGACCAGAACCGCCAGACATGTTGTCGCCATCAAGACCAGGATCGCGTAAGTGCCGATGCCGAACATCCACGAATAGAACGTCACCGCGTCGACATCGACAAACACAAACGGCAGCGTCAGCAAGAGGGCGATCGTCGATACCGTCGCCGACGCCGTCGACGGTGACCCGTGGTTGGCGTCAACGCGCCCGAGGAACGATGGCAGAACACCGTCACGGGCCAGCGCAAACGTATAGCGCGCCAACGGATTATGAGCAGCCAAGGTCGCCGCGAACAAGCTTGTGACCACCATGCAGGTCATGATCTCGGCAACAACATTGCCGGCGTAGAACCGTAGGCCGGCAGCGAACATTCCGGTCGAATCGGCCTTGGCGGCGTCCACCGCGCCGTTCACACCGTAGAACGTCACCAGCGCCCATGACGAGAACACGTAGAACAGGCCGATCAAGATGATCGCCAGGTACGTCGCGCGTGGCACCGTTCTCGCCGGGTCCCTGACCTCGGCACGATAGATCGCCGTGCCCTCGAAGCCGAGAAACGTCGCACTGGCGAACAGGATACCCACGCCGACCGAACCCGAGCTGAATGCCGATGGCGTGAACGACTCGAACTGAAACCCGTGCGGCCCACCGGTTGTCGCGACGCAAACGTTGAACACCAGAACGATGAGCACTTCGATGACCATCAGGAAGCTCAGGATCTTGCCGGACAGTTCGACATTGAAATGGCCCAGTGCAGACACTGCCAGCCAGAGGACGATCGCCCAGACCCACCATGGCGCGAAGGCCTGCCCAAAGAGCGATACCAGCAAGACCTTTACCGAGTCACCGAAGAACGCATAGGTTCCGACCAGCAACGTCAGATAGCCCAACTGCGCCAGAAAGGCCGCCGGCAGTCCGATCGGCTTGCCCAAGCCGCCGGTGATGTAGGCATAGAAGGCGCCGGTACGGGGAAAGTTCCGCACCATGGTGGTGAACCCCACCGCGAACATCAGCAGGATAAGCCCCATCAACGCATAGGTCATCGGGGCACCGACGCCATTGCCTTCCGCAATCACCAGCGGCACAATGCCGGCGACTGCGCCCAGCGGAGCCGACATCGCCAGCACGGTGAGGATGAGCTTGGTGACCGTAAGGTGCCCGACCAACTGCTCGGGCGCAGTGCTAGTCCCGTCCGCCGGATCTTGAGTCGTGGTCATATCGATGCAGTCTCCTTCACGGGCCGGCATGCGCTGAATGTCACTTTGAACAAAAGTTCAATACTTGGGAAATATAGGCTTCGGTGTGACCTACGTCAATGCCCATTTGGGCTGTATGTGTTACCGGTGGCATGCACGCGAACGGTTGAAGCGGGATGGCACGCGCGACCGATCGCCCACGCCATCACGCTGACCCAAAGCAGCGGCCGGCGATCAGTAATCCGTTTTTTACCAACATCTTTGAGGAACAGAACAGGCTGCGGAAATCAGCGCACGGGATTGTGGTTATAGCCCGTGAGCAGCATGTGCCCGGCATCGACCAGCAGGGTCGTCCCAGTGATCCGGGCAGCCAGGTCCGAGTTCAGGAAGACAGCGGCGTTGGCGATGTCGATCGGATCAAGCAGCGCCGTGTTCTTCAAGACGTTGAAGCGATGCCCGCCCTCGACGAGATCGTCGCGGGTGCCACCCGGGTGCCCCGAAATGAGGTCGTAACCGGGCTGATTGTCGAGCATCGGCGTATCAACCGCCCCGGGGTTCACGCTGTTACAGCGGGGGCCGTGCGGGGCCAATTCCAGCGCAACGCTCTTCATCAGTCCCAGCACTCCGTGCTTGGCCGCCGTGTAATGCGCGTAGATGCCGCCAGGCTCCAGACCGTCGACCGACGACGTCATCACGATCGAACCCCTCTGCCGGTCGATCATGTGCGGGGCAACGGCTTTGGCCGAACGCCACACCCCCGTCAGACAGATGTCGATCATGTCCGACCACTGGTCGTCGGACAGTTCCCAGAAAGGACCCGTGGCCCAGATTCCCGCGTTCGCGACCAACGCGTCCAGTTGGCCGAACTCGGAGATCGTCTTCGCCACCGCCTGGTCCAGGTCAGCTTGCGACCGCACATCGCCGACGAACTGCAAGGCCCGGCGTCCGGCGGACTCCACCAAGGACGCCGTCTCTTCCAGATCCGCGCGGTGGGCCAGCGGATATCCGACCGTGTCGATGTCGTGTACGCAGTCGAACAGTGCGACATCGGCGCCTTCACGCGCCGAGGCGACAGCGTGCGCCCGGCCCTGTCCTCGCCCGCCGCCGGTGACGAACACCACCTGGCCATCCAGCATGCCCATACCCAAAATTCCCTTCCACAAGGTTCCGTACACAGTTGCGCCGGCGCCAGCCGGCGACTCCTATCCCGCGGTCGAACCGCCATCGATGGGGTAGACGCCGCCGGTGCAGTACCTGGCGCGCCCCGAGGCAAGGAACAACACCAACTCGCTGACCTCTTCCGGCTGAGCGATGGTCGAAATAGGTTGATTGGCAACCCATTCATCGAAGTCCCAATAAGGATTCGTGGCCATGATCTTCTTCTCTTCATCGAGCATGGGCGTGTCCACGCATCCAGGCGCGACAGCGTTCACCCGAATGTTGTCCGCTGCGTATGTCAACGCAGCCGACTTCGTCAGACCGACGACGGCAAACTTGCTCGCGATGTAGGCGGCGTACCCCCACGATCCGACGAGCCCCATCATCGAGGCTGTGTTCACGATCGCACCTCCACCGCGGCGCCGCATCGCGGGTACCGCGGCCCGCATGCCCTGGAACACACCAGCGGCATTGGTCTGCATGACGTTGTTCCAGGTGTCATCGGTGCACGTGTCGACGGGTTCGCAGGCGACCACGCCGGCATTGTTGATCAGAATGTCCAGACCGCCGAACACACTTTCGGCCCGTGCAACTGCGGTATCCCAGTCCCCACCATCGCGGACGTCCAGGTGCTGGTAGACGGCTTGTCCGCCCTTCATGCGGATCTGCTCGACGACACCTTCGCCCAGGTCATCACGGAGGTCGGACACCACCACACTGGCACCGGCTTCAGCGAAGCGCAGCGCGTGCGCGGCCCCCTGCCCGCGAGCCGCACCTGAGACAAGGACGGTCTTGCCGCTGAACTCTTGAATCACAACACTTCTCCATTCCAGTGCATGGCCTTGACGGCACCGCACGTCCGACCGGCCGGCAGCTCAGGCCACCTTGTAGCACTTTGAACTTTTGTTCAAGTAATGAACTTCTACATCGTCGCTTCAGTCGCACCCACTGTCAACCCCCGGTTCCGCCCATGCCGCTCAGGCGGCTCGTCACATTAAGTCCGTGAACCGCAACGACTTCCGAAGTGCCAGTTGACGTGATGCGGACACTCCGGTAGCTTCATTGCAACATTGAACAAATGTTCACATTAAGGCGCTAGCGCCGTTCGGGAGATCTCCATGAAACGAGACAAACGTCCCCCAGTCACCGAGTCAACGCTGCGCACGGTACTGGGCCACTTTCCGACCGGAGTGGTAATCATCACTGCCACAATCGAATCCGATCCGGTCGGGATGACGTTGCAATCATTTCTGTCACTGTCGATCACTCCACCGCTCGCGCTTCTCTCAGTGTCGAAGACTTCGAAAACCTGGCCACAGATCGCAACCGCCAGGCGCTTCCTAGTAAATATCCTGAGCGAGGAACAAGGATCGCTCGCCCGGCAGTTCGCGCGAACGGCGACCGACAAATTTCGCGGCGTGGACTACACGTCCGCCCCTGAACTGGGTGGCCCACTGCTGGCCGGAACAACCGCGTGGGTCGACTGCTCCGTCGAGGCTGAGCACGACGGAGGAGACCACACCATTGTTGTGGCGCGCATCCTCGAGGCTTCTGCGCCTACCTCCAGCGGTGCGACTCCGGCTCCGCTGATCTTTCATCGTTCAGGCTTTCCCCGCCTGCACGCCGATCGTCACAACCAAATCGAAAGGATACCGGCACAATGAGATTCGGTGTTTTCAACATACCCTACGCACTGGGCTATTCCGCCGGTCGGCGCACCGCCCGGCAGGTGATCGACTGGGATCTCCAGATCACCCGATGGGCCGACGAATACGGGCTCGACGAGGCGTTCTTCGCTGAGCACTACACATTGGGAGATGAGCCCTCGCCGGCACCTGACCTGATGATCGCCGCAGCATCGCAACTGACGTCGCACATCACTCTTGGAGCCGCGGCCCACCTACTGCCCTACCACAATCCGATTGCCTTGGCGCACCGCATGATGTGGCTCGACCACATGACCGACGGCCGCTACATCGCGGGCGTGGCACCGGGGGCCTACCCCAGTGACGCTCAACTGTTCGGTACCGGCAAGAACAACCCGAAGATGCTCGTCGAGGCTATCGATACGATCGAGGCCATCTGGACAAAACCGGGACCCTTCACTATGACCGGTGAGTTCTACTCGGTCGATATGCCGGCCTTCGATCCGGACATAGCCGGTCCGCACCTCAAACCCCGTCAGCAGAACGGGATTCCGTTGATGATCACGGGAATGCAACCAACCTCACCAAGCTTGACCGAAGCGGGCAGACGTGGCGCGATACCGATGAGCCAGCAGGTCCACGAGTCCGTACTCGTGCAACACTGGGAAACCTACTCCAAGGCCGCCACCGATGCGGGACGAAGCCCGGCCCGCGCCGACTGGCGCATCTGCAGGGACTACTTCGTCGCCGAGACCGACGACGAAGCCTACGACCGGGTGTACAACGGCGCCCTCGGAAAGCTGTGGGGTGAATACAACATCCCGACCTTCGTCAACAAGCTCCACATCGGTGACCTGATCTCCGGCGGCACCATCCCCCCTGAGGATCTGTCCATCGAATGGATGGTGGACAACTTCCTCATCGTCGGTTCGCCCGACACCGTGATCGGGAAGATCGAAGACCTGTACAGCAAGCTGGGTGGTTTCGGAAGTCTCGTCACCTTCACCCACGAGTACTGCGACGAGCCCGAGACATACCGTCGAAGCTTCGAACTCATGGGCACCAAGGTGCGGCCCGCGCTGACTCACCTCACCGGCGAGTAGCCCGGTAGTGCGTTCGGATCGGGCCGCCCGATGCGGCGCGATCCGAACGCACGGCGGGGTTGTGGCCATCGAGGAATTCGCCAGGCTGGCTCGCTGGTCGGTGTTCTGAGCCTCAACTGTCGATGCACCGCACCACTCAACGGGGGTCAGATCCAGTCGCGTCGCGAGTGTGAACTGTCTGCGAAAAACCCGCCCGCATTTCGCAGTGGACGCACACTCGCG
It encodes the following:
- a CDS encoding APC family permease; this translates as MTTTQDPADGTSTAPEQLVGHLTVTKLILTVLAMSAPLGAVAGIVPLVIAEGNGVGAPMTYALMGLILLMFAVGFTTMVRNFPRTGAFYAYITGGLGKPIGLPAAFLAQLGYLTLLVGTYAFFGDSVKVLLVSLFGQAFAPWWVWAIVLWLAVSALGHFNVELSGKILSFLMVIEVLIVLVFNVCVATTGGPHGFQFESFTPSAFSSGSVGVGILFASATFLGFEGTAIYRAEVRDPARTVPRATYLAIILIGLFYVFSSWALVTFYGVNGAVDAAKADSTGMFAAGLRFYAGNVVAEIMTCMVVTSLFAATLAAHNPLARYTFALARDGVLPSFLGRVDANHGSPSTASATVSTIALLLTLPFVFVDVDAVTFYSWMFGIGTYAILVLMATTCLAVLVYFRRIRHQERAWNTLIAPGLGLVGMIAMLSISSYYFPLLVGGNFAVGLGLQLFILALAVFGCVLALVWRRTRPEVYRRIGGEPETPENAHA
- a CDS encoding mycofactocin-coupled SDR family oxidoreductase, whose translation is MGMLDGQVVFVTGGGRGQGRAHAVASAREGADVALFDCVHDIDTVGYPLAHRADLEETASLVESAGRRALQFVGDVRSQADLDQAVAKTISEFGQLDALVANAGIWATGPFWELSDDQWSDMIDICLTGVWRSAKAVAPHMIDRQRGSIVMTSSVDGLEPGGIYAHYTAAKHGVLGLMKSVALELAPHGPRCNSVNPGAVDTPMLDNQPGYDLISGHPGGTRDDLVEGGHRFNVLKNTALLDPIDIANAAVFLNSDLAARITGTTLLVDAGHMLLTGYNHNPVR
- a CDS encoding SDR family NAD(P)-dependent oxidoreductase, with translation MIQEFSGKTVLVSGAARGQGAAHALRFAEAGASVVVSDLRDDLGEGVVEQIRMKGGQAVYQHLDVRDGGDWDTAVARAESVFGGLDILINNAGVVACEPVDTCTDDTWNNVMQTNAAGVFQGMRAAVPAMRRRGGGAIVNTASMMGLVGSWGYAAYIASKFAVVGLTKSAALTYAADNIRVNAVAPGCVDTPMLDEEKKIMATNPYWDFDEWVANQPISTIAQPEEVSELVLFLASGRARYCTGGVYPIDGGSTAG
- a CDS encoding flavin reductase family protein yields the protein MKRDKRPPVTESTLRTVLGHFPTGVVIITATIESDPVGMTLQSFLSLSITPPLALLSVSKTSKTWPQIATARRFLVNILSEEQGSLARQFARTATDKFRGVDYTSAPELGGPLLAGTTAWVDCSVEAEHDGGDHTIVVARILEASAPTSSGATPAPLIFHRSGFPRLHADRHNQIERIPAQ
- a CDS encoding LLM class flavin-dependent oxidoreductase, whose translation is MRFGVFNIPYALGYSAGRRTARQVIDWDLQITRWADEYGLDEAFFAEHYTLGDEPSPAPDLMIAAASQLTSHITLGAAAHLLPYHNPIALAHRMMWLDHMTDGRYIAGVAPGAYPSDAQLFGTGKNNPKMLVEAIDTIEAIWTKPGPFTMTGEFYSVDMPAFDPDIAGPHLKPRQQNGIPLMITGMQPTSPSLTEAGRRGAIPMSQQVHESVLVQHWETYSKAATDAGRSPARADWRICRDYFVAETDDEAYDRVYNGALGKLWGEYNIPTFVNKLHIGDLISGGTIPPEDLSIEWMVDNFLIVGSPDTVIGKIEDLYSKLGGFGSLVTFTHEYCDEPETYRRSFELMGTKVRPALTHLTGE